The genomic region AAAAAACCCtgaccccaacacacacacacacacacacacacccgtgaGTCTGTGCCTGCTGCCTGAGACCCAGGCTCTTAGCCTGCCAGGGCTCAGGgaagaaaatggggaaggggTAAAGTGGGTTCCAGGGTACAATCCAAGGCCAGAGATCTGAACACAGTGGAAAGAACACTGCCCCGGGTGGGTCTGGCTTGGGGTAGGAGTTGGGGAGAGTCAGGGAAAGGGGTCAAGGATCAAGGCCCAGGGTCCCAGAGAAGGGGGCTGCCCCTGGGGGCAGAAACCCTTGCATAGGTCCCAGAGTGTTTCCTGTGCCAGCAGGGCGAAGACCTGGGCCCAGCGACCTCTTTCCTCAGCCTCACTAGCCTTATGGAGCCGGTAGACACAGGACAGGCTTGTGAGGAGCAGGTGTTCAAAGTCCCAAGGGCTAAGAGGAGGCCCTTTCCGCAGGTCCTGGAACTGCTGCAGCCGCTGCTTAGCACCCTCCAAGTCACTGGGCACGTGGTGCTGCAGGAGGAGCCTGAGTCGGCGGCCTGGGCGTGTGGACGCCAGTTCCTCGTCCTGGATGTGCAGCTGCCCTATGACATCCAGCTCCAGCCCAGCCCAAAGCAGCTGTAAGGGGAGCCGTGTAAGGggtgggctggggcctgggggtgggggcagggcagggagcaaGAGTGGGCTAGGGGGGCATAAGCAGGCAGTAGGACCCATGCTGggtggcccccctcccccagcaggccCAGCTTAAGACATCCCCCTTCCCAACCCTGAGCTTAGGGACCTCTGGACATTCCCACCCCCATATCCCAGGCTGGAGGAAAGACCTCAAACATCACTTCCGGGGCCTCTGGCTCCTGCAGGCCACCTCCCACGCTGGCTCTGTTCATGGGCTGCCCTGGGGCAGCAGAAAAGAGTCAGGCCCCTGCCAAGCTCCACCCTGAACACCCCAGCCTCCCAGAAGTGCCCCTTAGCTCCTTGGTAGGGATGCCAAGAGGTTCTTCTATCTACAAAAGAGTAGGAGTGCCACCCCATGTCCTCCTTTCCTTACAGACACATGCACATTGACATCCTCCCTCCCAGGCATAAGTCTTGTGATCCCAAAATCATCATCCCAAACCCAGATACCACCTCGGCAAGTGTCCAGGACTCCTCCTTGAACTTCTGCAGTTCCCTTGGCAAAGAGCTCCAGACCATTGGGTCACAAGACACTTCActtcccacttcccctccctgtAATTATCTGGGACAGTGATCTAAAATAGTGTCAGTGACTCTCCCCAAAGGTCGAGGACCCCTTTTGGAGGAACCTGCTCCTTCCTTGCTCCTCAGTAGTGCTCATGTGGAGGCCAGGGAAGCCAGGCCAAGGCGGGTTGTCTGCTGCAGCTTCCTTCATTTCACTCTGGTCTGCTGCCCAGCCCTTAGAATGATTGTCCCAAGCCCAGGGCAGGTCCAGAGGTCCTGCTTTGCACACCTAGAATAAGGCCACTGCCCAGCTCTGTCCAGGGCTGGCACTGAGGGCACCTAGGACTACCTCCCTTCATTTCACTTGGACCTTTCTGATTCTGGGGTTGGGGCCCAGACCATTACCACGTGCTGCACAGGTCAGTCTGGTACCCACCTTGCCCACAGTTTCTAGGCCCTGCTAGGTTCAGATAGAACCAAATTTAACTGCTGTCAGCCGACAGCCTTCCTTGGTTCCCATCCACCCCACCCTAAAGCCCAGGTACCTGGATAGTGCTGGGTTGCAGTTACCCCAGGGAGAAGGCAAGTGGCTACTATTAGCCAATCCAGGAACTGCATCGTCCTAGCTGTGCCCCACCACGTCCTTTGAGTCTTTCTCTCCCCAGCTGCTCTCTGCTCCTGCATCCGCCTGCCACACACCGCAGCTCCAACTTTCCACTGCAGGCGGCTCAGGCGTTTCCTATTTTGTGTGTCAGCCTTCAATGCTAAACAGGGAGGGGCTGGCTCTGACTTCCCAGGACCTTTCCATCCCATGGAAAAGTGGAATCTTAAGTTGTTGGCAGTAGAAGCCTGGCTCCCTGCTTGTCAAGCCCTCAGCCTGTTCCTGCCCAGATGGGCGGGATGCTTAGTTAATAGAAAACGGAGCTTGGTAGCAAACAGCTCCAGCTtgccccacccttccccccaccccccaagaggTAGGAAAGAGCCCAGCCGTAACGCTACCTTACTATCTGTCCTCACCCCCAAAACATCCTGCAGCTGAACTCAGGCTTCAACACCCAGTcaggcccagcccagcctccaggGAGCCCCTCAGCAGCCAAAAGCATCAGCTGCAAAGCTTGGTCCTGCAACTGCACTGGTCCTCCAATGGCATGGTGAGCTGTTTGGGTGGTCTCATGGACAGGCAGAGTCGAGCACTTCCAACTTAGGTGCTCAGCCACCAGCcaaacaggccccaggctggcTGGGGTAGGGAGTCCTGTCCCCTGGAAGATAGAGCTGCAGCTTCCGAGTACGTTCTGCACCAGTCCTGGGACCTCTTTTGCTTGCTTACAACATTCTCAGTTCTGGCTAGAGTCTAGGAAGATTACCTTAGCCCAAACATGATGGGCCGTTAGATTGCAAGGAGGTTTCATGGCTCAAGACTCAAAAATGAGTCATGGCTTATGGAACGCTGTGGATGCTTAgatgagatggggggggggttcccTAGTTCCACCCAGGCCCCTCCATCCATCAGCTGCCACCAGACGGTCGGCTATAACAAGGAGTTTTCTCCTCTAGTTGTTAAGGGCCCTCCAGTTTTTAGGAAATGCCATGCCACACCCATCCTAAGCCCTGTGGACCATGAGAACTTTCCATTTCAGCTCCAGAACCCTCCCTCAGAAGTACATCCAGGCTTGCAGGTCACCATGACTGCAACTGCATTATTCAGTCCCATTAAAAGAGATTCCTGGTTTGGCAGAGTCTCTttaagggagagggaaaaacCCCTGCTGAATCTTCCCTTTCCCGAGTCAAGCTTCATGTCTACCCAAAAGCACACAAGAAGTGGTTAGTCTAAGGATTTTATTTACAGGGACGCTTAGTATAGATTAAGGCGTTTTCCAGTATCCACATGCCTTCCTTGGAGCTACTTGGTTTCAGGTTTCTTGTCCCCAGCTTCGAGCTTGAGACTTTCAGGGGGCTGCCGATAGGCAGGGAAAGCCTCCCAAGGGCTGTTCAGGTCAAACTTGCGGAACTCCTGGGCCAACTCCACTGGCTCAGCCACCACCCGCTTCACCTCATCGTCATAGCGTAACTGCAGAAGAGAAAAGCAGGCTTAAGCACTGAGGAAGACCTTGTTCAGAGCTGCTAAGGAGCCTACTTTCCCAAGGCTATGGGGGACTTCACCAGTCTCTTTACTTCCCTGTCCTTGACTGCTATCCCAGCCTCTGTCAACAAGTCTCCAGGCATGTCTGTATTACCAATCAAGTCCCATCCCAACCACAATCCAAAACGGCCTGCAATCACCCAGTCAGGCTCCCCTGCTCACCATCCCCACATCATAAGCTCTGAGCTGCTTTTGCAGCACAACTGACTTTGCTCACCCATCCACTCTTATAAGGAAATGCTTATAAGCATTTGTTGGGGATTAGGGAGCAAGTCTGTGGCTGAAAAGAGTAAACCTAAATTGGGAAGCACTCAAGTTCAGACCATGTGGCTTTGGCACTATCACTATAAAGATGCAAGGCAATAAATCTGGCatagcttttcttttctgttttttttttgttgttgttgttgttgttgtttattcattttcgagagagagcgagagagagcgagagagagagagaatgagtgggggaggggcagagaggaaggagaaacagaatctgaagcaggatccaggctctgagctgtcagcacagagcctgatgcagggctaaacccatgaaccgtgagattgtgacctgagctgaagttggacactcaaccgactgagcgacccaggcattGCTGGCATGGCTTTTCTTGTCTGGAGGATCAGCTGGATAAAGTAAAGACAAACAGGTGAAGAGGCAAACCAGGTAAGGGAGGCCAGACAGTGAAAATGAGGAGAGGCAAGGAGTCCTGACCAGAAGTAGCTTGAGAAGGAAATGGGACCATGCAAAACATGAAGAAAGCAGGCATATGTCGGTACAGAAGGGGGGATTGCCACTATCTCAGCATTTCTAAAAAGTTACTTTTCTACAAAATGACACATATGTTTGTATGCAATGGACCATCTTCCTGCTCATAAACAACCTGTAGCACAAGGGTGGTAAAGCAAAGCACTGAAATTCTTTGTAAGGCCCTTGTAGTCACATGTTACTAGTCCTGCCTTTAACCATCCTCAGGGGCTAAACATTTAGTGTCTTCCCTGTCAGCTGCCTTCTCAGAGATCCAGGGCAGGGTAAAATGATCCTCCACTTTCAGACCTGTGGACAAAGTGTGTCCTCAAGGTTGCCTTGGTCATTAAAATGATCATTATGATAATGGCTAATGTCAATTGAGTAATTACAATACACTAGGCTTTAACATCATTTAGCTCAATGTAAATCTTTTaagtagatttttatttattattattattttttaaatttattcatttatttttgagagagagagagcacacttgagtgaggggcagaaacagggagagagagaataccacgaggtgcagagagagagagagagagagagagagagagagagagagaggagctcaaagcagggcttgagctcacctgaagcaggggctcaggctcacaaactgcaagatcatgacctgagcccaagctggatgCCAcacggctgagccacccaggcacccctagctcaCTGTAAATCTTATTAGTTAAGTACTACTGTTCctgttttgtagatgagaaaactgtcATAGATAAATTAAGCAACAGACCCCAGATTACAAAACTGGGACTAGGATTTGATACAGAGCCTATACTCTTAAATCACCACAATTCAC from Panthera uncia isolate 11264 chromosome D1, Puncia_PCG_1.0, whole genome shotgun sequence harbors:
- the FAM180B gene encoding protein FAM180B isoform X1, with translation MQEQRAAGERKTQRTWWGTARTMQFLDWLIVATCLLPGVTATQHYPGQPMNRASVGGGLQEPEAPEVMFELLWAGLELDVIGQLHIQDEELASTRPGRRLRLLLQHHVPSDLEGAKQRLQQFQDLRKGPPLSPWDFEHLLLTSLSCVYRLHKASEAEERGRWAQVFALLAQETLWDLCKGFCPQGQPPSLGPWALILDPFP
- the FAM180B gene encoding protein FAM180B isoform X2; the protein is MQEQRAAGERKTQRTWWGTARTMQFLDWLIVATCLLPGVTATQHYPGPSPPLTRLPLQLLWAGLELDVIGQLHIQDEELASTRPGRRLRLLLQHHVPSDLEGAKQRLQQFQDLRKGPPLSPWDFEHLLLTSLSCVYRLHKASEAEERGRWAQVFALLAQETLWDLCKGFCPQGQPPSLGPWALILDPFP